Within Dromaius novaehollandiae isolate bDroNov1 chromosome 8, bDroNov1.hap1, whole genome shotgun sequence, the genomic segment AGACGAGACCTTTGGGACTGCAGAGATGGAGCTGCTCTGCGCTGGCCCCTGGCTCACCACAGGGACCTGGCTCACAATACCGCTTCCCACAAGCTGCCCACTGACACCCCCTCTTACGTGCCTGGGTTCAAAACCGCTGCAGGAGTAACAAGAGCCAAAAAAGCTGCCATTGGTCCATTTAATTTAGAGAAGGAGAAGTAACTAAAAATGAGGAAGACTGTTCAAAGGAAAAGGTAACTAAAAATGTTAGATCTTTGCAGGGAGAGTGAGGGCCATGTAAGGAAACCATCTTAGAGATTCAAGTGCATGTCACCTCTCATAAAAAGGCTAAGAAAGCACAAAAGTGTGCGTGGATCGCTAAGCAGCTGGTAGGGAAAATTGCTAGAAGCAAGCGGGTATCTTCCAAAAGGTTGtgcacaaatgaaaaagaaaaaaaaagaaaaaagaatataggAAGGATCCTAAACTTTGGAAGGTTCGATGCAAAATCACAGTAAAAGAGACCAAAAAAGAATGTAAGGGGCAATTTAGGAAAGGTTTAAAATTAACAACACgttatttttcaaaatctcagGGGCAGAAAGTCTCTCAGACAGCCcactacagaaaaatgaaataattaattttttttgcatctATGTACACCATAGAGAAGTTTGGGGAAATTCCCACAATGAAACCTTAATTTATAGGGGAACTTGTCAGAAGGCTTGTCAGAAAGTGCTGGTAGAAGAGGACATGGAATAAATAGCCAAAATGAACAATACCTTGTTGGCAGGACTGTGTTGCCATGAGAAGTATCTTATTGCTAAATTGCTGACTGTGGTGTGTGACCTCTTTCTTAAAATTACCTTGGTGCCAGAGGACTGACTGCAAGGTTGCTAGCGTGCTGCCAGCTTTTTTAAAAGGGTTTCTAGGTAGGGAATTACAGGCCTGTAAACATAAATCTCAACCAGACAATCAGTAGCAACTGTAATAAAGAGCAGAATTAGTAGGCACATGACAACCTGGGAAAGAAACCTCGGATGTTTTATAAAGGCAGGTAATGCCCTGTAGCTGAATTTCTTCGGAGGAGTCAGTAGCGAGGATAATGTGGGAGATCTGGTTGACGCTATCTGCTCATGTTCCCAGAAAGCATTAAGAAAATTCCCTTCCAAAGGCTCTTTGAAAGAAGCTAAGCCACCATGCGGTGACAGGGGAGGTCTTTACATCGATCAGTAACTGactaaaagaaaggaaacaggaatAGGAGTTAATCTGCAGTTTTTGCCATGCAGAGGAGACACCACTAGAGTCGCACAGTGTCTCTGCAGGGATCTGTGCTACTGGATGTATTCataaatgactgaaaaagtgACCATGTTTGCTGGTGTTACTAAGCTAATCAGGGAGAGAACAAGGAGGGGTGAATTCTGCAAAGACCTGCAGAAACTGAATGGCAGGTGATAAATAGTCAGAGGAAACTTGGTGGAGGTAAATGCAAAATGATGCACATGGGAACCCCTCACTTCCCCTGGAAAATGCTGGGCTCTCACTCTCGGCGGTCAGACCCCAGGGCTGCAACAGCAATTTCTGTAGGTATGAGCTGAACACTCAGCAGAAAACCCTGACTCTCCAAAAGGCTGTGTTAGACCTAAGGAAGGTTCAGAGGAGAGCAATGTTGACGACTAAAGGTGTGGGACAGCATCAGCGTGAGGATCAGTTAGGCAGAGAGACTCCTCAGGCTGGAAAAGAGATGGCTGTAGAGGGATATGATAGAGGTCAATGAGATCCTGAGTGTCCGGGAGTGGGTGCCAAGCAATCACTTATTCTCTCCCACTGCCAATACAAGAAAGTAGTAATTGGCAGGTGcaaaagggaggagaggaggtggctCCTCATGCAGCCGGTATTTAGCCTCTGGAATGCCAAGCCACGGGTAGGACAGGCTAAATTTGTATGCATTTCAAAAGGAACTGCAAAATGCGTGGAGGAAAAACCTCAGCTGGGGCATATCAAATAGAAAGTTAATACCTGACTCAGGAAGTTCCTGAGAGAAAATTGCTGAAGCCTGGAGGCTCTTCTGGGGAATTACTGGGACATGCTCGACCTGCTAGGCTCTTCCCCAGGCCTCCGCTGTGTGCCCCGTttcctcctcgctgctggctggtgCTGGAGACACCACGCAGAGCTGGATGTGCCTCTGGTCTGACTCAGCGCAGCCGGTTTCGACGTGTGCGATCTGGCGCTTTGGGAGGCTGCGACTGCCAGAACCCAAATGTGCCCTTTTTTGTGTCTGTCCTGGCACACCCAGGGCCTGGTTCCTCTGTCCTTAACATATTTATAGCCTGCTttatgctcaaagcagggctctGGCTGACTCACTGTATAGCTATGAGAGCTCCTTGCTGCTGCGTACCTGAATGCCTGGGAAACACTAGCTATGGCAGCGCGGTAGCCGAATACTCTGGTAaaggcaggggcagctgctggaagACAAGGTGGTGCACAGGTCCTCAGTTCACGGCTCCTTGCCTGCCTGTACTGCTTGCTCTGTAACCCCGACCCGAGGGTCACGATCTGCTGAGAAGTGTCGCCTGCCCTCTGCTTCCACCCTCAGTGAAGAGGGGGCAAATCCAAGTTTTGCAGGCAAAACTGTTTATTTGCCATTCCAAAATCTGTAGCTCTTGGAACCTTTTCTGACATTTCTTGGCATGATAAATAGCTGCCGCGGACGGCAGTTGACACGTGTTTAGTTGGGCAGCTGCTGCGTTAACCAGGCACCCCGATGTCACGGGACTCATTAAGGTGATGAGCTGCGGTGCTGTGCGAAAGCATTGGGTGCCCCAGCCTGAGCGAGGCTGCAGATGCCTGTGCGGCGGGTGCCACGTGGCGCTGGGCTGGGTGTCCGGTGAGCTGGTGCAGAGGGGGCCAGCACTGCGCTCGGGTGGGGGTGCGACCACCCCACCGCTCAGCATGTTCTCCCTTCTCGCAGCCCACCTATTCCCTGTGAAGGCCACGCAGTCCGTGAACATCGCTGAGCCAGCCACCTTCTCCGCCAGAGTCCTCAAGAAGAAGGAGATGGATGTTATGTGGAAAAGAAATGGCAAGTGacctggggaccccccccggggaggtGGGGGGCTGCAGCAACGTGGCCCACGCCAGCCATGGGGCCAGCCCTAGGGCTCGCTCCTGCACCTCGGTGGCCACCACGGTCCCTCTGCCCCTTTGCAGGCACCTACTACCAGACCACAGACCGGGGCGAGGTGCGGGGCAACCTCTTCACGCTGACGCTCCCCAATGTGAGCGTGAGCGAGAACGGTGTCTACAGCGCCACATTTATGGGGGACAGCCCGCTGTGGAGCGCCTTCTACAGACTGATCGTCAGAGGTGAGAGGGGCCGGGGGTGGTGAGGGACAGCTGTGCCCCTGGGctcccccgctgccccggggccagggctgtGATGGGGCGCAGCAGGCCACCGCATCCGGGAGGAGAataggagacactggggctgcagGTCTTGGCGTGCTGCTGGGTCTTGGCAGTGGAAGCAGGTGCAGGTACGGGCGATGAAGGTGCCCATGGACCTGACCGGAGTGACAGAGAGGCTGAGGGGTTGGGGGCAGCAAACTGGGAGCCAATGGGTTTGGCATCCCTGCTCTCTCTGCAGCGTGCGCCGCAAAGAAATGGGGGCCCTCCTGCGAGAAGGACTGTCCTGACTGTCTGAACGGAGGCGTCTGCCATGACCACGTTGGCGAATGCATCTGCCCTCCTGGGTTCATGGGCACTCGCTGTGAGAGAGGTAGGGTGTCTGGCTTCTGcaggggcccagcagcaggagcagtgcCCAGGGCACTGGCGGGGACCTTTCCTGAGCCCCTGCACTCAGAGACCATGGCCAGAAACTCCACATGCCTCCCTGGCCCTGGTGCCCCTGTttctggagcagggctggggccatCCCTCTTCTCTGCACGACAAGGCTACGGGGGAGCAGTGAGTTTGTGTGGGGGCCCCTCGCGTTCTTGGGACAATTTTGTGGAGCCCCGGGACACTGAGCCAGCGGCATGTCCCTGCACAAGCAGTGCCCAGGAGGACGATGAGTGTATTTGGGAAGGAAGCCCAGCAAATGGCTGGTGAGGGTAGATGACATTCTTGTTTTTCAGCCTGTCGGGAAGGCCAGTTTGGCCGTAACTGCCAGGAGACGTGCCAAAGAGCCCAGGGCTGCAAGGGGCTCAGCTTCTGCCTCCCAGACCCCTACGGCTGCTCCTGCGCCTCCGGGTGGAGTGGCTCCCGCTGCAACCAAGGTACTGGGATGCTGGCTATCCACCTGCCCACCCCTGCCCAACGAAGGCAGCCCTTCAGCCGGTTGGTCCAGCACAGGGTCAGCTCATCCTTTCTGTCTGCATAAGGCCAGGGCTTCCCCCAGGACCTGGCTCTGTtctccagcaacagcagcaccCATGCAAATCGCTCATAGTCTTGCCCACTGCCACATCAAGCTGGTTTCATCACCACTTGCCAGGTCTCTCCACCCTGTCCCTCACTCTGCACTGCAACTGAGCTAGACAGTGGTCCCCATGGTGCAGGACGGAGACCTCCATCCCATACTCGCCCCTCTTTTTTGCCCTGGGTGCTGCCTATAGCACCTGACTGATGGCTTTGGGGACAAGGGGTCTCTCTGGTTACAGGAGAGACCATGTCACCCGCTCTGTTGCTGCTCTCCCTACTGCCTGCCATCCACTAGGCTCTCCTGGCTCAGCAGTCCTGGTGCACGTACCAACTGCCCGCGGTCTCAGCCTTCCAGCAGGCTGGACAACAGGTCCTGCTCTACGCCAGCCCCCGGCTGTGACCCTGCACTGAGTCTGGGGGGTAACTGCGAGCTCTTCTcttccctcagcctgtcctccaGGATACTACGGCCCAGACTGCGCCCTGGGGTGCTCCTGCCGAAACGGAGGCAGCTGTAACCGCTTCAGTGGCTGCTTGTGCCCGTCAGGCTGGCACGGACAGTACTGCGAGAAGTCAGGTGaggctgctgctggcctagccTGGCATAGGGGCTGAGGCGGGTGCCTGTCTCTTGCTCTCAGGAAGGAGCTCCAGCTCCTTCCTCACTGTTAACCCTATGGGCAGCTGGCTACTAACCTCGACAGCCAAATCAGTAACCAACGTCATCCTAGGCCTGCCTGCAGAAATAGTCCCCAGCGCCACGGAAACAATGGTGCTGTAAGGGGAATATCTGGTCTGCCCCTTCCAAATTAGCTGTGCTCTTGCATTGCTCAGCCTGAAACATGGGCTGGCAATCTGGGCCCTGCACTGCTGCAGTTAGACCTCAGCACCCAGCCTGCACCAGGGCACCTGCGTCTATGGCCGTGTGTCTGAGATTGGGGACTGGCTCCCTGGGAAAGATCTGAGCCTCTCACAtgcctgggaaggagcagggtcTGCCCTAACACTGCTTTCTCTATGCCAGATCGGTTCCCCCAGATCATCAGACTGGCCTCAGAGCTGGAATTCAACCTGGGCTCAGAGCCCGTGATCAGCTGTGTGGCCACCGGGAACCCACTGCCCGCGAGTGACAGCGTGGAGATGCGCAAGGCTGACGGCACTGTGCTCAAGGTACCACCTGCTCGCTGGGCGCCTTTCTCTCCGCTGCCCCCACCCTGCCCTGTTGCCCCCACACTTGCCCAGCACGCTGGCCTCTTTACTCCACCACAAACCATGGGCAATTGGCCCCATCCCACATTGCAGGCTCCCCCAAAGGCACCCATCTTCCCTCTAATCTTGGCTGCTCTCAGGCCCAGTGAGTTAAAATCTGCAAGCACTGGCATGGGGAGCAGGGCATGGGCTCTAGCCTGGCCTGGTGTGGGCtaacagcaccctctgtgcctgcagcTGATCAAAGCCATCATTGAGCCCGGGCAGATCACGTGCGAGTTCCAGGTGCTGAGCTTGACCAAGGCCGATGCAGGGCTCTGGGAGTGCAGAGTCTCCACAACTGGGGGGCAGGACAGCCGGAAAGTCAAAGTCAACATCAGAGGTGAGGGAAGGCCAGCAGCCAGAGTGGGATGACCTGGGGCCACTGGGGAGGCTGATGGCATGGTGTGGGCATGCTAATTTGCACGCGGCCAGGGGAAAggccccagctgcctgccctTTGTGCTGGACACTGGTGGGCAGTGGCAGCTTCATGTGTCATGGTGCCAGCAGACAGGTGTGGGTGCTGATAAAAGACTTTGAGGGGTTGCCCTTCCCTGACAAAGCTAGAGGGAGCCAAGATGTGGTGGATATTCCCACACTCTGCTCCTCTTTACTCCCAGTCCCACTGGCTCTGTTCCCTCCTTTGCCCCCAGTGCCACCCacacccctgacccccccccggctgctggccaagcagagccggcagcttgtggtgtcgcctgtggattgCTTCTCTGGTGATGGACCCGTCGTCTCCATCAAGCTGCTCTACAAGCCCAAGGACGACACCTCAGTGTGGTCATCCATTGTGGGTATGTGTCCACCGGGGCTAAGAGGGCACAGAGAGGACCTGGGTGGAGGGAATGGCTGTCCCAGCTCACAGGGCCCTGAACTGCTGCACCAGCTGAGTCTGGATCTCTTCGGTATCACCTGTTTTAGGCAAGGCAGAGCAGAGAAAGCCCAAGGTGCCCCTGCAGACTGCTCCCAGAAGCTGGTTATCCTGAAATAGCAGGTAGAGCcagcaggcactgatgctgcttgGAGGCCACCTGGGCTTGTCACTGGGCTGCCTGCACAGAGATCCCTGCTGGACCATGCTCACCTGGGCTCCAGAAGCCCTGCAGCAGCATCAGATACTTGTGTGGGGTCCCAGCAGAGTCAGTGTGGGGTCCCAGTTATCCCAGCCTGCTGGCATGGACAGAGGTCTCCATCCTGCTCACAAGGAGCCCCTGGGTCTGTCTGGGGTGATGCTGAGGAGGACACCCATGGCGGGGCAGAGTGTGGGCTGGAGGTGTTGCTTTGACATGTCCTCTTGGCCAACAGTTGACAACAGTGAGAACATCACCCTCATGAACCTCCGGCCGGTGACCGCCTATGTCGTCAAGGTGCAGCTGACTCGGCCGGGGGATGGTGGGGAGGGCAGCAAGGGGCCTGAAGCCGTCATGGTGACTGAGTGCATAGGTAAGTCCCCCGTttccctaaacctaaccctagccctaaccctcgTCTGAACTTCCTGGTGAGTCCTCCCCTGTGCAGCTGGTGGGAGCATGGGCTGCGCGTAGCCAGGGAAAGCACCATGGTGCAGGGCTGAAAGCCTTCACGGCCTGCAAAGGGCTAAGGGCTTGCAGGCGATGAGtttttgctgcctttttattCACAGAGCCCACAGTCAAGCCTGTGATTGAAGGCTGGTCCATagaggagaaaaacacacttcATGTCAGCTGGAAATTGCCAAATAACCACGAGCCAGCGCATGGGTTCATCGTCCGTCTTTTTGACTCTGCAAGGAGACTGGTGTGTGAGAAAAACATCACATCCATATCCGTGCTGTCTGCCCGCATTGAGGATCTGGAGTTCAATACAGAGTACAGCCTGGAGGTGCTGGTGTACCACTGCACAAGCCTGGGCCCCCCCTCTGACCTCTACAAGGTCATGATAAACAGCAAAGGTAGGCACCGTGGGACATGCACATCCCCCAGCTCAGGCCAGGATGGTGGGGCTCGGGGCACAGTAACACTTATGCCAAAGCACAGAGGGCTTCAGCAGAGCAGTCTCCTACTCATAACCCACAGAGAAAGGGGAAGATCCTGGAAACTGGGGGGAGATCAAGTACAGAACCAGTCTTTAGAAATGAGGAAGGGAAGAATCCAGAGAATTATAATGATAAATCAATTATAAACATAACAGCAACCACCCTGAGCCAGGCCACAGGTCCAGCTACTCCTGTATCCCATCTCTGAAAGTGCATGAACTGTTGCTTGGGGACAGATAAAGGTACGTGGCAAAAAGAGTCTTAATTTCCTCACTATGCCTTGTAGCCTGCAACACCAAGGAGCTGGGAAACATCCTAAGCTCTGCATTATCTTTAGGCTGTCACGAGTGTTGCTCACAAATAGATCTGTCTGTCGTGTCCTTGTCCAAGCCCTGTTTGAACTATCTATACTTCTGGGCTTTACAACATCCTGTAGCAACAAGTTCCTTGGTATAATTACACATTGTGTAAAAAAtgatttcctttcatttgttttaatccTGATGCCTGATAATTTCACTGGATGGTCGCTAGGGCTTGTACTGAGAGAAATCTGTAGTCACTCTTTCCAGTGGAACAAACAAACAGTCAACCTGCATGGAGCTGGGAGATAGTGAGGAGGTGGAACACAGTCATTGTGGACTGGGGAAGAACAAATCATGTCCAATCAGTCTGACTTCCCTTTTTGACAGGGTAACTGGCCTGGTAGATAAGGGAGAAGCAGTACATAAGGCTTGTGACTTCAGTAAAACACATCTTGTTCTGGTATGCGTTAGGAGGACTGTTGCGTATAAAGCTTGGAAGATGTAATTTTTTGTGCACTCTGTGTCTGTAAGAGCTTTGTGTAACTCAGGGTGGGGAGGAGGTGGTTTAAGAAGCGTATGGACAGACTGGAGAAGGTTCAGAGGAGGCAGCGTGAACTATAAGATGCTTAGAAAACACTGTGTGAAGAagggctgaagagagaaaaatctcgTGAGAGCTATTAAATGCAAAGACATCTAGCCTGAGAGTCCCCGAGGCTGGGAAAGCGTTTGGTCCTGCCCCACTGTTACACTGTCACAAACCCACCCATTTCTGGCCACTGCTGGAGGCAAGACACTGGGGAGGTAATCTGACCCTCATGGGTGCCCTCATGTTTCCTAAAGAGTAGACCCAGGAAAGGTAAGACTGAAAGGCAGCTTGAAAGCAATCTTCCAGCCTATGCAGGGTTGTTAGAAAGAGGACAGTGATCTTTGCTGTGCATGGCAGCCAAGGGATGGACAAGAAGTCCTCTCGGtttacagcagagctgcttcAGGAAGGAGCTGGTggttctgcttgctctgagagaGGTGAGTGTTGCCTCGGGTGCCCGGGTTGCCATAAACTCATCTCCTACAGAGGTTCCTgagagcagctcccagcagcgGTGGCCTGTCTGCCTCTTGCTGCCTCCATGCAACCATGGACTAGGGGTCTCTGGAGGTACCTTCAAACCTGACGTGTCTTTGGTTGCCATTGTTGTCTGCAGTGACTGGAGGGGTCTGGCTTTCCTGCCACTGCCCAGTCTGCCAAGTGCTGGGAGCCCagagccccccaaccccccagccAGGGGCTGACACTCTCTCCTCTCCTTGTCCCAGGCCCCTCCTCCCCACGGTCACTCTCCGCAGAGTCCCTGTCTGACACTGCAGTCAGGCTCTCCTGGCAGGTCCCTGAGTACCCCAATGGGGGCATCACCAAGTACATAGTGGAGCTGCAGCAGGTGGGGGGCACCAGTGAACCCCAGTGGATTGACACAGACAGCGGCGCAGAGACGACCAAGACCGTCGGGGGCCTCAATGCCAGCACAAACTACCAGTTCCGTGTCCGGGCCAACTCCCACGTGCCAGGAGAGTGGAGCCAGCCTGTGAAAGCTAAGACCCTGGGGGACGGTGAGTGAGGCGTCCCAGCAGGGCACACACCTGGACAGTGTCTGGGCCTCCCTGCACCAACCCAGTTGTTTGGCTGGTGCTCCTGCCTGTGCGATCCCAGCACCATCTGGGTCCCCCGGACACGGCCgtgcctgctgcctgcctctctaCAGGCAGGGTGGCTAACGAGGCCCTTCTGGAGCTTGGGCTCAGTGCCTGGGCTGGCAAAGGGAGACCAGAGCACTCATGGTAATCTCAGAGAGCTGCTCTGAAGCAACAACCCAAGCCTAAAACACTTGCGGGCCTCTTCAGAAATCCTCTTCCACCAGGCCCTGAGCAGGGCGAGGGGGACATGGTGACAGCACAGCACCCACAGAGTAGCTATGCCTTGGCTATAGGGTGACACAGTGTGCAAAGGGCTAAAGGAGCAGTGCAGAGCTGGTACCAGGGAGGAGCTGACAGCTGGAAGAGAGCATGGAGGAAGCAGAGCTTGGGCAGAAGTCCAGAAACTGATGGGTTTGGCAGTGGGATCCTGGGCAGTAACACCTTCACCTCCATGCCACCCTGCCCTCTGGGTGCATCTGTGGTTGGTGTTTATGTGGGTGCCTGGGAGCAGCACCCTGGGATGCTGAGGCAGGGCTACGGGGTCTCTGAAGCCCAGCttggcagcagctgcttggcctATCTCTACAGCTTTAGCTGTCAGGCTGATTCAGCCATGGGGGCTCAGCCATGGACCAAGATCCTTGATCCTTTCTTTTGGCAGGAGCGCTGAGCGTGCCgcccagcctgggcagccagagcACCGAGCAGTCGGGAGTAGACCAACAGCTGCTCTTGGCCATCATCGGCTCTGTGTCTGTCACCTGCCTCACCATCCTCTTTGCTCTCCTTGCACTTTTCCTCATCAAGAAGAATTTTTTCCACCGGCGCCGCACCTTTACGTACCAGTCTGGCTCGGTGAGTGCCGCCTGCCCCACCAGGACtgtgcccccagctccccacgTCCCAGCCCGATCCAGGTCACGCTCTGTAG encodes:
- the TIE1 gene encoding tyrosine-protein kinase receptor Tie-1 isoform X3, whose protein sequence is MGLRVYLLLLLPWLSGAILDITLIANVQSLSHSDFFLSCVMGERDVNYLQIERDNKIVMTHPKTGFQNYRNRSNHVQARGFSMPDLVGILYCLGRTPTEQAQVVYVHNSHNAHLFPVKATQSVNIAEPATFSARVLKKKEMDVMWKRNGTYYQTTDRGEVRGNLFTLTLPNVSVSENGVYSATFMGDSPLWSAFYRLIVRACREGQFGRNCQETCQRAQGCKGLSFCLPDPYGCSCASGWSGSRCNQACPPGYYGPDCALGCSCRNGGSCNRFSGCLCPSGWHGQYCEKSDRFPQIIRLASELEFNLGSEPVISCVATGNPLPASDSVEMRKADGTVLKLIKAIIEPGQITCEFQVLSLTKADAGLWECRVSTTGGQDSRKVKVNIRVPPTPLTPPRLLAKQSRQLVVSPVDCFSGDGPVVSIKLLYKPKDDTSVWSSIVVDNSENITLMNLRPVTAYVVKVQLTRPGDGGEGSKGPEAVMVTECIEPTVKPVIEGWSIEEKNTLHVSWKLPNNHEPAHGFIVRLFDSARRLVCEKNITSISVLSARIEDLEFNTEYSLEVLVYHCTSLGPPSDLYKVMINSKGPSSPRSLSAESLSDTAVRLSWQVPEYPNGGITKYIVELQQVGGTSEPQWIDTDSGAETTKTVGGLNASTNYQFRVRANSHVPGEWSQPVKAKTLGDGALSVPPSLGSQSTEQSGVDQQLLLAIIGSVSVTCLTILFALLALFLIKKNFFHRRRTFTYQSGSVSAACPTRTVPPAPHVPARSRSRSVASSPDAARPHFHVERGEETILQFNSGTLTLTRRPKPQPEPLSYPILEWEDIKFEDMIGEGNFGQVIRAMIKKDGLKMNAAIKMLKEFASENDHRDFAGELEVLCKLGHHPNIINLLGACENKGYLYIAIEYAPYGNLLDFLRKSRVLETDPAFAKEHGTASTLTSQQLLQFASDVAKGMQYLSEKQFIHRDLAARNILVGENLASKIADFGLSRGEEVYVKKTMGRLPVRWMAIESLNYSVYTTKSDVWSFGVLLWEIVSLGGTPYCGMTCAELYEKLPQGYRMEKPRNCDDEVYELMRQCWRDRPYERPPFAQISMQLIRMLEARKAYVNMALFENFTYAGIDATAEEA
- the TIE1 gene encoding tyrosine-protein kinase receptor Tie-1 isoform X2, which gives rise to MGLRVYLLLLLPWLSGAILDITLIANVQSLSHSDFFLSCVMGERDVNYLQIERDNKIVMTHPKTGFQNYRNRSNHVQARGFSMPDLVGILYCLGRTPTEQAQVVYVHNSHNAHLFPVKATQSVNIAEPATFSARVLKKKEMDVMWKRNGTYYQTTDRGEVRGNLFTLTLPNVSVSENGVYSATFMGDSPLWSAFYRLIVRACAAKKWGPSCEKDCPDCLNGGVCHDHVGECICPPGFMGTRCERACREGQFGRNCQETCQRAQGCKGLSFCLPDPYGCSCASGWSGSRCNQACPPGYYGPDCALGCSCRNGGSCNRFSGCLCPSGWHGQYCEKSDRFPQIIRLASELEFNLGSEPVISCVATGNPLPASDSVEMRKADGTVLKLIKAIIEPGQITCEFQVLSLTKADAGLWECRVSTTGGQDSRKVKVNIRVPPTPLTPPRLLAKQSRQLVVSPVDCFSGDGPVVSIKLLYKPKDDTSVWSSIVVDNSENITLMNLRPVTAYVVKVQLTRPGDGGEGSKGPEAVMVTECIEPTVKPVIEGWSIEEKNTLHVSWKLPNNHEPAHGFIVRLFDSARRLVCEKNITSISVLSARIEDLEFNTEYSLEVLVYHCTSLGPPSDLYKVMINSKGPSSPRSLSAESLSDTAVRLSWQVPEYPNGGITKYIVELQQVGGTSEPQWIDTDSGAETTKTVGGLNASTNYQFRVRANSHVPGEWSQPVKAKTLGDGALSVPPSLGSQSTEQSGVDQQLLLAIIGSVSVTCLTILFALLALFLIKKNFFHRRRTFTYQSGSGEETILQFNSGTLTLTRRPKPQPEPLSYPILEWEDIKFEDMIGEGNFGQVIRAMIKKDGLKMNAAIKMLKEFASENDHRDFAGELEVLCKLGHHPNIINLLGACENKGYLYIAIEYAPYGNLLDFLRKSRVLETDPAFAKEHGTASTLTSQQLLQFASDVAKGMQYLSEKQFIHRDLAARNILVGENLASKIADFGLSRGEEVYVKKTMGRLPVRWMAIESLNYSVYTTKSDVWSFGVLLWEIVSLGGTPYCGMTCAELYEKLPQGYRMEKPRNCDDEVYELMRQCWRDRPYERPPFAQISMQLIRMLEARKAYVNMALFENFTYAGIDATAEEA
- the TIE1 gene encoding tyrosine-protein kinase receptor Tie-1 isoform X1, yielding MGLRVYLLLLLPWLSGAILDITLIANVQSLSHSDFFLSCVMGERDVNYLQIERDNKIVMTHPKTGFQNYRNRSNHVQARGFSMPDLVGILYCLGRTPTEQAQVVYVHNSHNAHLFPVKATQSVNIAEPATFSARVLKKKEMDVMWKRNGTYYQTTDRGEVRGNLFTLTLPNVSVSENGVYSATFMGDSPLWSAFYRLIVRACAAKKWGPSCEKDCPDCLNGGVCHDHVGECICPPGFMGTRCERACREGQFGRNCQETCQRAQGCKGLSFCLPDPYGCSCASGWSGSRCNQACPPGYYGPDCALGCSCRNGGSCNRFSGCLCPSGWHGQYCEKSDRFPQIIRLASELEFNLGSEPVISCVATGNPLPASDSVEMRKADGTVLKLIKAIIEPGQITCEFQVLSLTKADAGLWECRVSTTGGQDSRKVKVNIRVPPTPLTPPRLLAKQSRQLVVSPVDCFSGDGPVVSIKLLYKPKDDTSVWSSIVVDNSENITLMNLRPVTAYVVKVQLTRPGDGGEGSKGPEAVMVTECIEPTVKPVIEGWSIEEKNTLHVSWKLPNNHEPAHGFIVRLFDSARRLVCEKNITSISVLSARIEDLEFNTEYSLEVLVYHCTSLGPPSDLYKVMINSKGPSSPRSLSAESLSDTAVRLSWQVPEYPNGGITKYIVELQQVGGTSEPQWIDTDSGAETTKTVGGLNASTNYQFRVRANSHVPGEWSQPVKAKTLGDGALSVPPSLGSQSTEQSGVDQQLLLAIIGSVSVTCLTILFALLALFLIKKNFFHRRRTFTYQSGSVSAACPTRTVPPAPHVPARSRSRSVASSPDAARPHFHVERGEETILQFNSGTLTLTRRPKPQPEPLSYPILEWEDIKFEDMIGEGNFGQVIRAMIKKDGLKMNAAIKMLKEFASENDHRDFAGELEVLCKLGHHPNIINLLGACENKGYLYIAIEYAPYGNLLDFLRKSRVLETDPAFAKEHGTASTLTSQQLLQFASDVAKGMQYLSEKQFIHRDLAARNILVGENLASKIADFGLSRGEEVYVKKTMGRLPVRWMAIESLNYSVYTTKSDVWSFGVLLWEIVSLGGTPYCGMTCAELYEKLPQGYRMEKPRNCDDEVYELMRQCWRDRPYERPPFAQISMQLIRMLEARKAYVNMALFENFTYAGIDATAEEA